The DNA segment CGCCAGGGTGAGCGATCATCGCGCTTGAGCTTGCAATACCGGGTTATTTATACCGTGGAAAAGGAAATTGTCACCGTGAAAGTTCTTGAGATAACGCCGCACAACTATTAGGAGGCAAATATGAAAGCGAAGAAGAAAGATGAGTTCGTCCCGGCCAAGCCGCATGGCGGACTGACTTCAGGCGAAGTTATCCGGATGCTTCGTGACCTGAAGGGGTGGACCCAGGAGGAGCTTGCCAAACGTTCCGGCATCAGCGCAACGAACCTGAGCCTTCTGGAAAATAATCGGGTAGAAATAGGCAAGAAGCGGGTTGAGCAGTTGGCAAAGGCATTCGGCGTCCATCCCGCGATCATCATGTTTCCGGAATATGAGGCCGCAGAGATTGAGAGAGCTGCCTGACACGGGACAGTTCGTGACCCGCACTGTGGTTATGGACACTAAAAAGCTGAATTGTGGAGTGCAGAAAGATGGGCGACGAGCTTAAATGTCAATAGGCAAGTCTGACCCCAATGTAACTCTTCCTTAATGAGTATTGGCAGCGTGTGGGCGATATGGCTGCCCTGTGGATACGAAGGAGCGGCAGACTTACAGGATTACTTTGTTTTATCTCAATGCCGGAAAAACTGAATTAACCTTTAAGCTCATGATATATTACCTCATTAAATTTATATACAAACAAGGCTGTTTTAATGAAGATAATATGCCCTTTTTGCCCTTTAATTTTGTGCGAATTAGATAGGATAGATTGAAACTGTTTGACTACTCAGGGGGATGATGTGATCAAAAACAAAATAATATCTATTGATCGGATTTCTGACAACCTGTTATCCAAGCTTGAAAGTAGAGATGTTGCGCTTTGGATTAGGTCTTTGCCTAAAGATTTTCGCAGCAAAGAGGCTCTCGTTGCTTTTCTGGGTTTACCATGGCGTATGGTTATCTCGGAGGTCTACTCCCCAGAGCTAATAGAAGCCTTGGAGGAAGGAGAAATCTCTGGTAAGCCGCTGATACGCAAACGAGGCTTCATCCGAATTATTGATAGTGATCCATCGCGTATCCCCTTGCCACAAAGATGCTTACCTATCTATCTATTGAATGGCCGACAGGCTGCTCCCGCCTCTTCGGGCTTCGCGGATAAGTTGAGGCAAATGACGATGCTGGAAGAATTGCGAAGGTCTACCGTGCGTGATATTCTTGTCATTTCTGCTGACGAAAAGCCAATTCCAGTGGAGCTGCAAGATCTTTGGTCTGCTGGGTTTCGCTCGTATCTTACTTTTGTCACGAATGTGCCGGATGCTGCTGTCATGTTGCAGGAGTGGCTTGGAGAATCGGATAGCTATCTTGCAATAAACCTTGTCAATATGCCCGTAATCCCTGTCGTTGAGGATATTCTGTCCCGTTATGGCACTACATATCCCGAGGCCCGACATGTCATTCGCATTCGCGACGTTAGCGGAGGCCTGCACAAGGTTGATATAACCGAAACGGATGAGCCTGAACGGCCTATCTTAGAGCATTATTCTCTTATTGAGGAACGAGATTTGATACCACTCATGCCTGAGGAACTCTCCGAGGAAGATTTTATAGCATTTTTTCGAAACCCTGAGGCTTCTTGGCGGCCTTTTGCCGCTAATTTGCCATGGATTCGCGATATGCAGTGTAGATTGAAATTACGTGATTGTCTTAAGAAACTTGATACTGTTGGGGCTGAGGAGAATTGTGTCGCATATATCTCATCCGAATCGGGTGCCGGCGGAACAACGCTTTTACGAATGCTTGCTTGGGAATTTGCGAGAGAAGGATATCCAGTTTTAATGGCTAAATCAGTACCATTTGAGCCCGAAACGTTAGCTGTAGTGAATTTGCTGAGCCGCGTGCATAAAACTGTTGAGATGCAGCTAAGTCGCAATGCAGCTTCAACAGCTATTCCTGATGTTAATCAATCGCATGAGCACAAGCGAGAAGTTGCCTTACGCCGTTATGAGACGCCTTGGTTAATAGTATTTGACAGTCTACACTGGCAGTATCGAGATAGTGAACTTATTCGTTTCCGAAATGAGATGGAAAAATCAGGGCGTCCGGTCTGCATCATCGTTGTCACGGGACCTCTGCGCTCCCTGCCCTACCTCACCTCTTCGATCTTCAAACCCTTAGCAGAACTGAATCATGCCCTGGATCAGCCCGAAGCTCATGAGCTTGGTCGTCATCTTAATCAGTTTTTACGCGTTTATGGAAAGCAGCGCCATGATTGGCAGTGGGATGAATTTTACAGAGACCATACTGTGCGCTATCTCGA comes from the Nitrospirota bacterium genome and includes:
- a CDS encoding helix-turn-helix transcriptional regulator, which codes for MKAKKKDEFVPAKPHGGLTSGEVIRMLRDLKGWTQEELAKRSGISATNLSLLENNRVEIGKKRVEQLAKAFGVHPAIIMFPEYEAAEIERAA